One Oryza sativa Japonica Group chromosome 8, ASM3414082v1 DNA window includes the following coding sequences:
- the LOC107276288 gene encoding probable nucleolar protein 5-2: MGRRKQQRQEAADDDDVYVARNLRGMPWLVWLLFETPSGFAIFSFNSYIFEEENAIEHIWANFVMDYIAKKYLWLKQFQKFEDKSAAINCTTGLGEELRDMLKIWCRRGEKLMVGSQEYKEIIEADQELKGVTCLHNDCDGGDVGDQESHAHFSA, encoded by the exons ATGGGGCGACGAAAGCAGCAGCGTCAGgaggccgccgacgacgacgacgtctacGTCGCTAG AAATCTTAGGGGGATGCCGTGGTTAGTTTGGTTGCTTTTCGAGACGCCCTCCGGATTCGCAATATTTTCCTTCAATAGCTACATCTTCGAAGAAGAGAATGCAATCGAG CACATTTGGGCCAACTTCGTCATGGACTATATAGCAAAAAAATAT CTCTGGCTGAAACAATTTCAAAAGTTTGAGGACAAGTCTGCTGCTATTAATTGTACTACTGGTCTTGGTGAAGAACTGAGAGATATGCTGAAGATTTGGTGCCGTCGTGGGGAGAAGCTAATGGTTGGAAGCCAAGAATACAAAGAAATAATCGAAGCAGATCAGGAGCTGAAG GGAGTAACATGCCTGCATAATGATTGTGATGGAGGTGATGTGGGGGATCAAGAATCTCATGCACATTTTAGTGCCTGA
- the LOC112936178 gene encoding uncharacterized protein, protein MGGGHSHLVHPGHGALRRAACGSAGAACGLCGGRVRMGEMAYRCAAAECTAFFLHDACYRYPERIKAKGHFSAGHSLALTARADVAGGACTVCAMTLDGFSHVYTCSKSRHLACGRGGFRAHPRCGNLPPQAGAPSHQHQLFLRAPDGGGGVRRCVECNAVAGGGGGGGRQVVRAWSYQCQTCPDSELCLACALGRDGVPPCCCCGQCVCGGGCFVGCAGLAGNAMGHFIHELFRGCTGLSFKSAMGTARPPA, encoded by the coding sequence ATGGGGGGCGGCCACtcccacctcgtccaccccggCCACGGCGCCCTCAGGCGCGCGGCGTGCGGCTCCGCCGGGGCGGCGTGCGGCCTCTGCGGCGGCCGCGTCAGGATGGGCGAGATGGCCtaccgctgcgccgccgccgagtgcACGGCCTTCTTCCTCCACGACGCCTGCTACCGCTACCCGGAGAGGATCAAGGCCAAGGGCCACTTCTCGGCCGGCCACAGCCTCGCCCTCACCgcccgcgccgacgtcgccggcggcgcctgcACGGTGTGCGCCATGACGCTCGACGGCTTCTCCCACGTGTACACCTGCAGCAAGTCCAGGCACCTCGcctgcggccgcggcggctTCCGCGCGCACCCGCGCTGCGGCAACCTCCCGCCCCAAGCCGGCGCGCCGTCGCACCAGCACCAGCTCTTCCTGCGCgcgcccgacggcggcggcggcgttcgcaGATGCGTCGAGTGcaacgccgtcgccggcggcggcggcggcggcggcaggcaggtGGTGCGGGCGTGGTCGTACCAGTGCCAGACGTGCCCGGACAGCGAGCTCTGCCTCGCCTGCGCGCTCGGTCGCGACGGCGTCCCGCCGTGCTGCTGCTGTGGCCAATGcgtgtgcggcggcggctgcttcgTCGGCTGCGCCGGGTTGGCGGGCAACGCCATGGGACACTTCATCCATGAGCTCTTCCGTGGATGCACTGGACTTAGTTTCAAGTCGGCGATGGGCACTGCAAGACCACCAGCTTGA